The following proteins are co-located in the Vigna unguiculata cultivar IT97K-499-35 chromosome 9, ASM411807v1, whole genome shotgun sequence genome:
- the LOC114162991 gene encoding ATP-dependent zinc metalloprotease FTSH 2, chloroplastic-like: protein MAASLACLGGSGLYTHSNKIILGKEVNGRHLFSSHRLSSLNKESKTISVKASLDQRKHEGRRGFLKLLNVGVGLPVLLGSGKAYADEQGASSSRMSYSRFLDYLDKDRVKKVDLYENGTSAIVEAVSPELGNRVQRVRVQLPGLSQELLQKFREKNIDFAAHNGQEETGSPLANLIGNLAFPLILIGGLFFLSRRSSGGVGGPGGSGFPLAFGQSKAKFQMEPNTGVTFDDVAGVDEAKQDFMEVVEFLKKPERFTAVGARIPKGVLLVGPPGTGKTLLAKAIAGEAGVPFFSISGSEFVEMFVGVGASRVRDLFKKAKENAPCIVFVDEIDAVGRQRGTGIGGGNDEREQTLNQLLTEMDGFEGNTGIIVIAATNRADILDSALLRPGRFDRQVTVDVPDIRGRTEILKVHGSNKKFEADVSLEVIAMRTPGFSGADLANLLNEAAILAGRRGKAAISSKEIDDSIDRIVAGMEGTVMTDGKSKSLVAYHEVGHAICGTLTPGHDPVQKVTLVPRGQARGLTWFIPADDPTLISKQQLFARIVGGLGGRAAEEVIFGEPEVTTGAAGDLQQITSLAKQMVTTFGMSDIGPWSLMDSSAQSADVIMRMMARNSMSEKLAEDIDAAIKRISDEAYEIALSQIRKNREAIDKIVEVLLEKETMSGDEFRALLSEFVEIPAENRVPPSIPSPVTV, encoded by the exons ATGGCAGCATCATTGGCATGCCTTGGTGGGAGTGGTTTATATACACACAGCAATAAAATAATTCTTGGCAAGGAAGTCAATGGAAGACATCTCTTCTCATCTCATAGACTTTCATCACTGAATAAGGAATCAAAGACAATATCGGTCAAGGCATCATTGGATCAAAGAAAACATGAAGGGAGAAGAGgatttttgaaattgttgaatgTCGGAGTTGGCTTACCTGTACTATTAGGAAGTGGGAAAGCTTATGCTGATGAACAAGGGGCATCCTCCTCCAGAATGTCTTATTCTAGGTTTCTTGATTATTTGGACAAGGATAGAGTTAAAAAAGTGGATCTGTATGAGAATGGAACCTCGGCTATTGTGGAGGCTGTATCTCCTGAGTTGGGTAATAGAGTGCAGCGAGTGCGTGTTCAACTTCCCGGACTTAGCCAAGAGCTCCTTCAGAAATTCAGGGAAAAGAACATTGACTTTGCAGCACATAATGGCCAAGAAGAGACAGGTTCTCCGTTAGCTAACCTCATTGGGAACCTGGCTTTCCCTCTAATTTTGATTGGAGGATTGTTCTTTCTCTCAAGACGTTCATCAGGAGGAGTGGGAGGTCCTGGTGGGTCAGGCTTTCCTCTTGCTTTTGGTCAATCCAAAGCCAAGTTTCAAATGGAGCCTAATACTGGAGTGACATTTGACGATGTTGCTGGAGTGGATGAAGCTAAGCAGGATTTTATGGAGGTGGTGGAATTTCTTAAAAAGCCTGAGAGATTCACTGCTGTTGGGGCTCGCATACCAAAAGGTGTTCTTCTTGTTGGTCCTCCTGGAACTGGGAAGACACTTTTAGCAAAGGCTATTGCAGGTGAAGCAGGTGTCCCATTTTTCTCAATCTCAGGTTCTGAGTTTGTGGAGATGTTTGTTGGTGTTGGTGCTTCCCGAGTCCGCGATTTATTCAAGAAGGCCAAAGAGAATGCTCCATGCATTGTTTTTGTTGATGAAATTGATGCTGTTGGAAGGCAAAGGGGTACTGGAATTGGTGGAGGGAATGATGAAAGAGAACAGACCCTTAACCAACTTTTGACAGAAATGGATGGATTTGAGGGTAATACCGGTATCATTGTCATTGCAGCTACTAACAGGGCTGACATTCTTGATTCTGCATTATTAAGGCCTGGCCGATTTGATAGACAG GTGACAGTCGATGTTCCAGATATCCGGGGAAGGACTGAAATTTTAAAGGTTCATGGTAGCAATAAAAAGTTTGAAGCTGATGTTTCACTTGAGGTAATTGCTATGAGAACACCTGGTTTTAGTGGAGCAGATCTGGCAAACTTGCTGAATGAAGCTGCTATATTAGCTGGTCGGCGTGGAAAGGCAGCTATTTCATCCAAAGAGATTGATGATTCTATTGATAGGATTGTGGCTGGAATGGAAGGAACAGTGATGACAGATGGGAAGAGCAAAAGCTTAGTGGCTTATCATGAAGTTGGGCATGCGATTTGTGG AACTTTGACTCCTGGTCATGATCCTGTGCAAAAGGTTACCTTGGTTCCTCGTGGGCAAGCTCGGGGTCTTACCTGGTTTATTCCTGCTGATGACCCAACGTTGATCTCCAAGCAACAACTCTTCGCAAGAATTGTTGGTGGACTAGGTGGCAGAGCAGCAGAGGAAGTTATTTTTGGTGAGCCTGAGGTTACCACTGGAGCAGCTGGTGATTTGCAGCAAATAACCAGTTTGGCCAAACAG ATGGTAACCACATTCGGAATGTCTGATATTGGTCCTTGGTCACTCATGGACTCATCTGCTCAAAGTGCAGATGTGATCATGAGAATGATGGCAAGAAACTCAATGTCAGAAAAGCTTGCCGAAGACATTGATGCTGCTATCAAGAGAATTTCAGATGAAGCATATGAAATAGCATTGAGCCAAATAAGGAAAAACCGAGAAGCAATTGATAAGATTGTGGAAGTTCTACTGGAGAAGGAGACAATGAGTGGAGATGAATTCCGGGCTCTCTTGTCCGAGTTTGTTGAAATTCCTGCTGAAAATCGGGTCCCTCCTTCAATACCCTCACCAGTTACTGTTTGA
- the LOC114163122 gene encoding potassium transporter 10-like: MASTEFGEDSDSRGGMWVLEQRIDQPMDEEGERLKNMYREKKFSTLLLLRLAYQSLGVVYGDLGTSPLYVFYNTFPRGIDNPEDVIGALSLIIYSLTLVPLVKYVLIVLRANDNGQGGTLALYSLLCRHANIRTIPNQHRTDEQLTTYSRSTIREKSFAAKTKRWLEEQPYIKDIILILALVGTCMVIGDGILTPAISVLSAVGGIKVNHADLSNEVVVLVAVVILVGLFSMQHYGTDRVGWLFAPIVLLWFLLIGGIGIFNICKYDSSVLKAFSPLYIYRYLKRGGRDGWTSLGGILLSITGTEALFADLAHFPVSSVQIAFTLLVFPCLLLAYSGQAAYLMHNLNHSNDAFYRSIPDKIYWPVFVVATAAAIVASQATISATFSIIKQANAHGCFPRIKVVHTSKKFLGQIYIPDINWILMILCIAVTAGFKNQSQIGNAYGTAVVLVMLVTTLLMILIMILVWRCHWILVVVFTGLSLIVECTYFSAVLFKVDQGGWAPLAIAGAFLLIMYVWHYGTVKRYEFEMHSKVSMAWILGLGPSLGLVRVPGIGLVYTELASGVPHIFSHFITNLPAIHSVVVFVCVKYLPVYTVPEDERFLVKRIGPKNFHMFRCVARYGYKDLHKKDEDFEKKLFHNLFVFVKLESMMEGCSDSDDYSLYEQQTERSREGLLLNNNAITASMNMNPTVSSLDSIVSVTSPSQLNATVRSSGHVSNQTEVDEVEFLNSCRDAGVVHILGNTVVMASRDSRFYKKIAVDYIYAFLRKICRENSVIFNVPHESLLNVGQVFYV, encoded by the exons ATGGCTTCAACTGAGTTTGGTGAAGACAGTGATAGCAGAGGCGGTATGTGGGTTTTAGAACAGAGGATTGACCAGCCAATGGATGAAGAAGGTGAAAGGCTCAAAAACATGTACAGAGAAAAA AAATTTTCTACACTGTTGCTTCTGCGGCTTGCATATCAGAGTCTTGGAGTAGTGTATGGAGATTTGGGAACTTCCCCCTTATACGTTTTCTATAATACATTTCCTCGTGGAATTGACAACCCGGAGGATGTGATTGGAGCTCTTTCTTTGATTATATACTCTCTTACTCTGGTGCCGCTGGTCAAATATGTTCTTATTGTATTACGAGCGAATGACAATGGTCAAG GTGGAACGTTGGCTCTTTATTCTTTGCTCTGTCGACATGCAAATATTAGAACTATTCCCAACCAGCATCGTACGGATGAACAGCTAACAACATATAGTCGATCTACCATCCGTGAAAAGTCATTTGCCGCGAAAACCAAGAGATGGTTAGAGGAACAACCTTATATTAAGGATATCATTCTTATTCTCGCCCTTGTTGGTACTTGCATGGTGATCGGAGATGGAATTCTTACCCCAGCTATATCTG TTTTATCTGCGGTTGGTGGCATCAAGGTAAATCACGCAGATTTGAGTAACG AGGTAGTGGTGCTGGTTGCTGTTGTTATACTAGTTGGGTTATTCAGCATGCAACATTACGGTACAGATAGAGTTGGTTGGCTCTTTGCTCCAATTGTCCTTCTTTGGTTTCTCCTAATTGGAGGCATAGGCATCTTCAACATCTGTAAATATGATAGCAGTGTTCTAAAAGCTTTCTCACCACTGTATATATACCGCTATCTAAAACGAGGAGGTAGAGATGGTTGGACTTCCCTTGGTGGAATTTTGCTCAGCATAACTG GGACAGAGGCTCTTTTTGCAGACCTAGCCCACTTTCCAGTCTCTTCTGTACAGATTGCATTTACTCTCCTAGTGTTTCCTTGCCTTCTTTTAGCCTACTCTGGACAAGCTGCATACCTTATGCATAACTTGAATCATTCAAATGATGCGTTTTATCGTTCTATTCCAG ACAAAATATACTGGCCAGTATTTGTTGTTGCAACAGCAGCAGCTATAGTCGCAAGCCAGGCCACGATATCCGCAACCTTCTCAATTATCAAGCAAGCCAATGCTCATGGTTGTTTCCCAAGAATAAAAGTTGTACATACATCAAAGAAGTTCCTTGGCCAGATATACATTCCAGATATCAATTGGATCCTCATGATTTTATGCATTGCTGTCACAGCTGGGTTTAAAAATCAGAGTCAAATTGGAAATGCATATG GTACTGCAGTGGTGCTAGTGATGCTGGTTACAACGTTGCTTATGATTTTAATCATGATATTAGTGTGGCGCTGCCACTGGATTCTGGTTGTGGTGTTCACTGGTTTATCACTGATAGTGGAATGCACGTACTTCTCTGCTGTACTCTTCAAAGTTGATCAAGGTGGATGGGCTCCTCTTGCAATTGCTGGAGCATTTCTTCTGATCATGTATGTATGGCATTATGGCACTGTGAAACGCTACGAGTTTGAAATGCACAGTAAGGTGTCAATGGCATGGATTCTTGGACTTGGACCAAGTTTAGGACTTGTTCGTGTCCCAGGAATAGGGCTGGTATACACAGAGCTAGCAAGTGGGGTACCCCACATATTTTCTCACTTCATCACAAACCTACCAGCCATCCATTCTGTTGTTGTTTTTGTATGTGTGAAGTATCTTCCTGTCTACACTGTCCCAGAAGATGAAAGGTTCCTTGTGAAGAGGATTGGCCCAAAGAACTTCCACATGTTTCGATGCGTTGCAAGGTACGGATACAAAGATTTGCACAAGAAAGATGAGGACTTTGAGAAAAAGCTTTTCCACAACCTTTTTGTGTTCGTTAAGCTGGAGTCTATGATGGAGGGATGCTCAGATTCAGATGATTACAGTTTATATGAACAACAAACTGAGAGATCAAGAGAAGGTTTACTACTGAACAATAATGCAATCACAGCATCGATGAATATGAATCCAACAGTTTCTTCTTTGGATTCTATAGTCTCAGTTACTTCTCCATCACAGTTGAATGCTACTGTTAGGTCCTCTGGTCATGTGAGCAACCAAACTGAGGTTGATGAAGTTGAGTTTTTGAACAGTTGCAGAGATGCTGGGGTGGTTCACATACTCGGAAACACAGTTGTGATGGCTAGCAGGGATTCAAGATTCTACAAGAAAATAGCTGTGGATTATATATATGCATTTCTCAGGAAGATATGCAGGGAAAATAGTGTGATCTTCAATGTTCCTCATGAGAGTCTCTTAAACGTTGGTCAGGTTTTCTATGTATAG